The following proteins are co-located in the Billgrantia tianxiuensis genome:
- the xdhB gene encoding xanthine dehydrogenase molybdopterin binding subunit: MRTLTKLKKDADDMSTDSAVAREELRGEIKGSSPLARDTVHTTPHPHARAHESALKHVTGRAAYIDDLKAPADALHVALALSPVAHGRLTRLDLEKVRAMPGVVDVVGFHDVPGHTDIGPVFPGDPIFVEEEISYVGQVLFAVAAESHRAARKAVNAALAQGIAEIDEQPACLDPVAAAERGEFVRPTHVQQSGDWEQALASAAHVVEAEQFVGGQEHFYLEGQACLVQPTEDEGVIVHTSNQHPSETQKLVAEVLGIPFHAVTVEVRRMGGGFGGKETQASPWACIAALIARRTGRTTRVRLPRADDMRVTGKRHPFHNRYRLGVDEQGVIQGGEITVIGDCGYSPDLSDAIVDRAMFHSDNAYSLGEARVTGHRARTHTASNTAFRGFGGPQGMMVIEAAMDDIARRIGEDPLTVRKRNFYRPGRQTTHYGQQVDQIKLLRELVEQLETSSEYWARRRAITEFNAESPIIKRGLALTPVKFGISFTAKHLNQAGALLHVYTDGSVMINHGGTEMGQGLHTKICQVVARELGLDVDEVRITATRTDKVPNTSPTAASSGADLNGQAARDACVKLKQRLFDFAHEHLYKDQGLDREEMRLEAGHLVAGHGESERRIPWGELVQAAYLNRISLSEKGFYATPLIHYDRNSGQGRPFYYYAFGAAVAEVSVDTLTGEYQVDRVDILHDVGDSLNPAIDIGQVEGGFIQGMGWLTSEELRWNEAGRLISDGPATYKIPTYGDLPPVFNVKLMEGHPNSMASIYRSKAVGEPPFMLGMAVWSALRDALASLADYAEAPRLDTPATPERVLMAAEELRSRYDSAQLERGAP; this comes from the coding sequence ATGCGTACGCTCACTAAGTTGAAAAAAGATGCCGACGACATGAGCACGGACTCCGCCGTGGCGCGCGAGGAACTCAGGGGCGAAATCAAGGGTTCGAGCCCGCTGGCACGCGATACCGTGCACACCACGCCGCACCCTCACGCCCGAGCCCACGAGAGCGCGCTCAAGCACGTTACCGGCCGCGCCGCCTATATCGACGACCTCAAGGCACCGGCCGACGCCCTGCACGTGGCGCTGGCCCTCTCCCCCGTCGCCCATGGCCGCCTGACCCGGCTCGATCTGGAAAAAGTGCGCGCCATGCCCGGCGTGGTCGATGTGGTCGGCTTCCACGACGTGCCGGGACACACCGATATCGGCCCCGTTTTCCCGGGCGACCCCATCTTCGTCGAGGAGGAGATCAGCTACGTCGGTCAGGTACTGTTCGCCGTGGCGGCCGAGAGCCATCGCGCCGCCCGCAAAGCGGTGAACGCGGCTCTGGCCCAGGGTATCGCCGAGATCGACGAGCAGCCGGCCTGCCTCGATCCGGTGGCCGCCGCCGAGCGCGGCGAGTTCGTGCGCCCCACCCACGTGCAGCAGAGCGGCGATTGGGAACAGGCCCTGGCCAGCGCCGCCCATGTGGTCGAGGCGGAGCAGTTCGTCGGCGGTCAGGAACACTTCTATCTGGAAGGTCAGGCCTGCCTGGTGCAGCCCACCGAAGACGAAGGCGTGATCGTGCACACCTCCAACCAGCACCCCAGCGAGACCCAGAAGCTGGTGGCCGAGGTGCTCGGCATCCCCTTCCACGCCGTGACCGTGGAAGTACGCCGCATGGGCGGCGGCTTCGGCGGCAAGGAGACCCAGGCCTCGCCCTGGGCCTGCATCGCCGCGCTGATCGCCCGGCGCACCGGCCGTACCACCCGCGTGCGACTGCCCCGCGCCGACGACATGCGCGTCACCGGCAAGCGCCACCCGTTCCACAACCGCTACCGCCTCGGCGTGGATGAGCAGGGCGTGATCCAGGGCGGCGAGATCACCGTGATCGGCGACTGCGGCTACTCCCCCGATCTCTCGGACGCCATCGTCGACCGCGCCATGTTCCACAGCGACAACGCCTACTCGCTGGGCGAGGCCCGGGTGACCGGCCACCGCGCCCGCACCCACACCGCCTCCAACACCGCCTTCCGCGGCTTCGGCGGCCCCCAGGGCATGATGGTGATCGAAGCGGCGATGGACGACATCGCCCGGCGCATCGGCGAAGACCCGCTGACGGTGCGCAAGCGCAACTTCTACCGCCCCGGCCGGCAGACCACCCACTACGGCCAGCAGGTGGATCAGATCAAGCTGCTGCGCGAGCTGGTCGAGCAGTTGGAAACCAGCAGCGAGTACTGGGCACGGCGGCGTGCCATCACCGAGTTCAACGCCGAGAGTCCGATCATCAAGCGAGGCCTGGCGCTCACCCCGGTGAAGTTCGGTATCTCCTTCACCGCCAAGCACCTCAACCAGGCCGGTGCCCTGCTGCACGTCTATACCGACGGCAGCGTGATGATCAATCACGGCGGCACCGAGATGGGCCAGGGCCTGCACACCAAGATCTGCCAGGTGGTGGCCCGCGAGCTGGGGCTCGACGTCGACGAGGTGCGCATCACCGCCACCCGTACCGACAAGGTGCCCAACACCTCGCCCACCGCGGCCTCCAGCGGCGCCGACCTCAACGGCCAGGCCGCCCGCGACGCCTGCGTGAAGCTCAAGCAGCGCCTGTTCGACTTCGCCCACGAGCACCTCTACAAGGATCAGGGTCTCGACCGCGAAGAGATGCGCCTGGAAGCCGGCCACCTGGTGGCGGGCCACGGCGAGAGCGAGCGCCGCATTCCCTGGGGCGAGCTGGTCCAGGCGGCCTATCTCAACCGCATCTCGCTCTCCGAGAAGGGTTTCTACGCCACGCCGCTGATCCACTACGACCGCAACTCCGGCCAGGGCCGCCCCTTCTACTACTACGCCTTCGGCGCCGCCGTGGCCGAGGTCAGCGTCGACACCCTGACCGGCGAGTACCAGGTCGATCGGGTCGATATCCTGCACGACGTGGGCGACTCGCTGAACCCGGCCATCGACATCGGCCAGGTGGAGGGCGGCTTCATTCAGGGCATGGGCTGGTTGACCAGCGAGGAGCTGAGGTGGAACGAGGCCGGCCGGCTGATCTCCGACGGCCCCGCTACCTACAAGATCCCGACCTATGGCGATCTGCCGCCGGTGTTCAACGTCAAGCTGATGGAGGGCCACCCCAACTCCATGGCCAGCATCTACCGCTCCAAGGCGGTGGGCGAGCCGCCCTTCATGCTCGGCATGGCGGTGTGGTCGGCGCTGCGCGACGCCCTGGCGAGCCTCGCCGACTACGCCGAAGCGCCGCGACTCGACACCCCGGCCACACCGGAGCGGGTACTGATGGCCGCCGAGGAGCTGCGTAGCCGCTACGACAGCGCGCAGCTGGAACGAGGCGCGCCGTAA